The following are from one region of the Tachysurus fulvidraco isolate hzauxx_2018 chromosome 15, HZAU_PFXX_2.0, whole genome shotgun sequence genome:
- the cltb gene encoding clathrin light chain B isoform X4, whose protein sequence is MADAFGLQTEEDPAAAFLAQQQHEIAGIENDEDNFGFEFTAHDQPEAGAADTQPSHFSSHSFEDEFRGATMNGELFQDTNDVTDGYAAISQVDVQRQEPESLRKWREEQKGRLEELDSASKAAEIEWKEKAKKELEDWHAHQREQMEKNKVNNRASEDAFLKECDDNSPGTEWEKVARLCDFNPKTSRQTKDVSRMRSVLISLKQTPLSR, encoded by the exons ATGGCCGACGCGTTCGGACTACAGACGGAAGAAGATCCCGCGGCTGCCTTTCTGGCTCAGCAGCAGCATGAGATCGCCGGCATCGAGAACGACGAGGACAACTTCGGCTTCGAGTTCACGGCTCACGACCAACCCGAAGCCGGAGCGGCAGATACCCAACCGTCACATTTCAGTTCGCACTCTTTCGAAG ATGAGTTCAGAGGAGCAACTATGAATGGAGAACTGTTTCAG GACACTAACGACGTAACGGACGGTTACGCCGCCATCTCCCAGGTCGACGTGCAGCGGCAGGAGCCTGAAAGTTTACGCAAGTGGAGAGAGGAACAGAAGGGACGCCTGGAAGAGTTGG ATTCGGCCTCCAAGGCGGCAGAAATTGAGTGGAAAGAGAAGGCGAAGAAGGAGCTGGAGGACTGGCACGCTCACCAGCGGGAGCAAATGGAGAAGAATAAAGTAAACAACAG AGCATCCGAGGATGCCTTCCTGAAGGAGTGCGACGACAACAGCCCAGGCACCGAGTGGGAAAAAGTGGCACGGCTCTGCGACTTCAACCCCAAGACGAGCCGCCAGACGAAGGACGTGTCCCGGATGCGCTCGGTCCTCATCTCCCTGAAACAGACACCACTGTCTCGCTAA
- the cltb gene encoding clathrin light chain B isoform X1, translating into MADAFGLQTEEDPAAAFLAQQQHEIAGIENDEDNFGFEFTAHDQPEAGAADTQPSHFSSHSFEDEFRGATMNGELFQDTNDVTDGYAAISQVDVQRQEPESLRKWREEQKGRLEELDSASKAAEIEWKEKAKKELEDWHAHQREQMEKNKVNNRKNFLLEASDFHVTEYQLDSLFRIADKAFYKQPNSDVIGFVASEDAFLKECDDNSPGTEWEKVARLCDFNPKTSRQTKDVSRMRSVLISLKQTPLSR; encoded by the exons ATGGCCGACGCGTTCGGACTACAGACGGAAGAAGATCCCGCGGCTGCCTTTCTGGCTCAGCAGCAGCATGAGATCGCCGGCATCGAGAACGACGAGGACAACTTCGGCTTCGAGTTCACGGCTCACGACCAACCCGAAGCCGGAGCGGCAGATACCCAACCGTCACATTTCAGTTCGCACTCTTTCGAAG ATGAGTTCAGAGGAGCAACTATGAATGGAGAACTGTTTCAG GACACTAACGACGTAACGGACGGTTACGCCGCCATCTCCCAGGTCGACGTGCAGCGGCAGGAGCCTGAAAGTTTACGCAAGTGGAGAGAGGAACAGAAGGGACGCCTGGAAGAGTTGG ATTCGGCCTCCAAGGCGGCAGAAATTGAGTGGAAAGAGAAGGCGAAGAAGGAGCTGGAGGACTGGCACGCTCACCAGCGGGAGCAAATGGAGAAGAATAAAGTAAACAACAG aaaaaaCTTCCTTCTCGAAGCAAGTGATTTCCATGTAACTGAGTACCAACTTGACAGCTTGTTCAG GATTGCTGATAAGGCTTTCTACAAACAGCCCAACTCTGATGTGATAGGCTTTGT AGCATCCGAGGATGCCTTCCTGAAGGAGTGCGACGACAACAGCCCAGGCACCGAGTGGGAAAAAGTGGCACGGCTCTGCGACTTCAACCCCAAGACGAGCCGCCAGACGAAGGACGTGTCCCGGATGCGCTCGGTCCTCATCTCCCTGAAACAGACACCACTGTCTCGCTAA
- the cltb gene encoding clathrin light chain B isoform X2, whose amino-acid sequence MADAFGLQTEEDPAAAFLAQQQHEIAGIENDEDNFGFEFTAHDQPEAGAADTQPSHFSSHSFEDEFRGATMNGELFQDTNDVTDGYAAISQVDVQRQEPESLRKWREEQKGRLEELDSASKAAEIEWKEKAKKELEDWHAHQREQMEKNKVNNRKNFLLEASDFHVTEYQLDSLFRASEDAFLKECDDNSPGTEWEKVARLCDFNPKTSRQTKDVSRMRSVLISLKQTPLSR is encoded by the exons ATGGCCGACGCGTTCGGACTACAGACGGAAGAAGATCCCGCGGCTGCCTTTCTGGCTCAGCAGCAGCATGAGATCGCCGGCATCGAGAACGACGAGGACAACTTCGGCTTCGAGTTCACGGCTCACGACCAACCCGAAGCCGGAGCGGCAGATACCCAACCGTCACATTTCAGTTCGCACTCTTTCGAAG ATGAGTTCAGAGGAGCAACTATGAATGGAGAACTGTTTCAG GACACTAACGACGTAACGGACGGTTACGCCGCCATCTCCCAGGTCGACGTGCAGCGGCAGGAGCCTGAAAGTTTACGCAAGTGGAGAGAGGAACAGAAGGGACGCCTGGAAGAGTTGG ATTCGGCCTCCAAGGCGGCAGAAATTGAGTGGAAAGAGAAGGCGAAGAAGGAGCTGGAGGACTGGCACGCTCACCAGCGGGAGCAAATGGAGAAGAATAAAGTAAACAACAG aaaaaaCTTCCTTCTCGAAGCAAGTGATTTCCATGTAACTGAGTACCAACTTGACAGCTTGTTCAG AGCATCCGAGGATGCCTTCCTGAAGGAGTGCGACGACAACAGCCCAGGCACCGAGTGGGAAAAAGTGGCACGGCTCTGCGACTTCAACCCCAAGACGAGCCGCCAGACGAAGGACGTGTCCCGGATGCGCTCGGTCCTCATCTCCCTGAAACAGACACCACTGTCTCGCTAA
- the cltb gene encoding clathrin light chain B isoform X3, with protein sequence MADAFGLQTEEDPAAAFLAQQQHEIAGIENDEDNFGFEFTAHDQPEAGAADTQPSHFSSHSFEDEFRGATMNGELFQDTNDVTDGYAAISQVDVQRQEPESLRKWREEQKGRLEELDSASKAAEIEWKEKAKKELEDWHAHQREQMEKNKVNNRIADKAFYKQPNSDVIGFVASEDAFLKECDDNSPGTEWEKVARLCDFNPKTSRQTKDVSRMRSVLISLKQTPLSR encoded by the exons ATGGCCGACGCGTTCGGACTACAGACGGAAGAAGATCCCGCGGCTGCCTTTCTGGCTCAGCAGCAGCATGAGATCGCCGGCATCGAGAACGACGAGGACAACTTCGGCTTCGAGTTCACGGCTCACGACCAACCCGAAGCCGGAGCGGCAGATACCCAACCGTCACATTTCAGTTCGCACTCTTTCGAAG ATGAGTTCAGAGGAGCAACTATGAATGGAGAACTGTTTCAG GACACTAACGACGTAACGGACGGTTACGCCGCCATCTCCCAGGTCGACGTGCAGCGGCAGGAGCCTGAAAGTTTACGCAAGTGGAGAGAGGAACAGAAGGGACGCCTGGAAGAGTTGG ATTCGGCCTCCAAGGCGGCAGAAATTGAGTGGAAAGAGAAGGCGAAGAAGGAGCTGGAGGACTGGCACGCTCACCAGCGGGAGCAAATGGAGAAGAATAAAGTAAACAACAG GATTGCTGATAAGGCTTTCTACAAACAGCCCAACTCTGATGTGATAGGCTTTGT AGCATCCGAGGATGCCTTCCTGAAGGAGTGCGACGACAACAGCCCAGGCACCGAGTGGGAAAAAGTGGCACGGCTCTGCGACTTCAACCCCAAGACGAGCCGCCAGACGAAGGACGTGTCCCGGATGCGCTCGGTCCTCATCTCCCTGAAACAGACACCACTGTCTCGCTAA